The Siniperca chuatsi isolate FFG_IHB_CAS linkage group LG17, ASM2008510v1, whole genome shotgun sequence genomic sequence TGATATATTGGTGTGGGTTTTGGAGTTGTTTAAAGACACTTTTGAGCACCTTGGGCTTAGTAATGAAAGTAATGCaacaagtaatataactaataattTTGCTGTTGAGTAATTTGTGAAGtcttaataatgataataataataatattttttgagtgaacaatatttcctttttaaaataaatacaaaactgtgAACCATACTTTGGTGctttgttttacataatttgAAAAGTCTCCACATTAGACCATTATGTGACAGTGAAATCAGTGTAGGGTGAAACAACTTTTATGGCAGGACTGTTACAGAATGGTAAATGGGCTGCACttatatagtgcttttctaccttaactgacaaagcgctttacaattggcctctcattcacccattcacacacacacacacacacacacacacacacacacacacaaacacgcaagGCTCTGGCCTGCCCATCAGGAGcaacttggggttcagtgtcttgcccaaggacacttggacatgtggacaggagcgAACCGCCAACCCTGCCGCCCCAGGAAGACAGTGTGTTTGGCAAAATCACATCTTCCCATTTGTATTGACAGGCTAATAGTGGCTTATATGCTTATATCATTCAGTTTTGTCTGCTGTAACTACATAGTCACACTGTAATTACTAAATTACACAGCACTGTCTACAATATATGACTTTAACTTAACACACAATAAAAGTATGACATTATATAAGCCAGGAGCTTCAATTTCAGCTGGGTGAAAGAGACACACGGCCCCTCGCCATCTCTTTCTCACTAGCAGTTAATAGGTGATTAAGCCCTGTTGCAGACAGTGGGCCACAGGGAGCCAATTgatctgacctttgacccctcaCTCTGACGGAGGGGGTGGCTGGAGGTCAGGCCTGTAAGGGATACCCTCTTTATCCTTCCCCCAGAACAGGAGCTCAAAGCTGGGGGAGGCACCCAGCCAGGATCCGAGGGTCTCTGGGGCCCCCCACCACCAGCATCGCATTCATATGGTCAATATGAGCCAAAGAGCAAACACCTCAGTGCTCTGAGGCCCTGTGCTGCTTGGACCTGAGCTGAGTATCTTTGATTTTCAAGGGTATCTGAAGCTTTGACGCTAACTTTTGCCCGAATAGATGAACAGGAAGCAAATattgcatttgaaaaacataGTTACATGATATCTGTCATAGGTGGCAAGTTTGGATTGGAGCCTAACTCCTCCAGTTCGGAGATCTCTGTCAGTCCTGAAGTGAAGACTGAGCTGATCCTTCTCTCAGTCAAGGACTTGCAGGGGATTTTCAGTGGAGAGGACTGTGTAATGCCACTTCTCTTTGAGGTATCCATTGAAGTCAGCACTATTGCATTAAGCTTACTGGTCTTCCTAAGGGCACCTTTTCATcacaacccacacacacacatgcctccCCTCACACTCCCCCTTTTAAGTTGAGGTATTGTCTTTGACAGCATTATAACGGTATCATTCCGCTCCCACTGTgaacaacaaagacaagaaaCGCCAAATCCTAGAACGCagcaatctgtgtgtgtgtgcctgtatgcgtgtgtgtgtgtgtctgtgtgctcttTAAAGCAATGCTAATGGGCCCTAAGAAGCATTAAAGTGACCCctactgtaacaaaagagttaaTAATCCGTTTAGAAAACAATCAGATCCCTGGCAATGAGAAAAGCCCCCTGCTAAGTCTTTCTgtaaagaggaggaggtgggcaTTCACCTTTTTTTTCAGTCAGCAATCTTGTTGAACATCGCTTGTTTTCATCGCTCTCTCTATGGGGAATGATGGAACTGTATTTAATGGCAGCCCTCAGCCGCAGTCGGCAAATAAAAAGACAACGCAGTTGAGTTTCACAAGCGGGGCGACCATTTTGAGCGATTCAAAGTGACCCTTGCCGGAGGTCAGGGTTTGTTATCAGCGTCCATCCACTGTAAATGAGTCCCATTGGACTTCTAAAGGAGCtattaacaaacaaacactggcaCGCCCGTTAATTGCTAATGATAGGCTCTTTGTCTGGTGTTTCCCCTCTGggtcaaaatgttcaaatgtcaaaacaggATCCATCTCCAGGCAAGTGGCTGTCAGGTCACACTGCTGCTGGTATAATAGCTAATATAAGCCATTAAGACTATGAATGACATCTTCCGTGCTGCATGTCAAATATCATGGTGATTAAAAAAGTGTTACAGAGTGATAGAATAAGTACAAGCTCAGTGTGAGGGATCATAAAACTTTGGGTAGCTGAATATATTACCTCAGGCTGGCAGGCTTATCTGTTATGTGTTAGAGTGATCCATCTGTTTTAACATCAGGTCAGAGCTGAATCTATCACTGCTTATCTTTGCTGTCAAGTAGATGAAGacggggttttttttctttatctctgcTGCTTGTCCTTCCTTCCCTGCCTCTGCTGTCTCCGCAATCTCTGACACTCTGGAAACTGATCACAAAGCCTGCAGAAGACAATTCatttagcaaaataaaacaacaaggGAAGAACTGTGACAATTAAGTGAAATGATTTTGCTTCTTTGCAAAGCATATCAGCTCTTATCAAGTGTCATTTTCTTGGCTTTGGTAGAGGGGCCTGACTTTATGTGCTTTGTTGTTCAGGaaattaacatttgttttaGGAAAACAATACTAGAAGCAGAATTATTTCATCAAGATTTCTCATTGAGTTTCACAAAGATTTAGAATTTACCGGAGTATCTGTGACTAGAgagcagtgttgggcaagttactttaaaaatgtaatcaattactCTTCATATATTactcattgaaaaagtaattattacTAATTACTTAACAGCAAAAGTAATTAGTTTAATTACTTGTTACTCAGATAAACTCTGTCAAAGGTGCCTTTAAACAACTCTAAATCCTCTCACATGTACACATCAATTAAAcacatgtagaaatagaaaGAATAGCAGGTATTTACGGACCATCAGCAGCTAGCTTAACGTTAGCTCCACTGACTGCATACAGCATACAGCAGGGTTCACACACCCTCCAACTCTGTGCTAAACCGGCCAGTGTAGGCATACCTGTGGCTAACGTGAGCAAGAAAGCTAAAGTgacacaacatttaaataaagctGTGTTCAAAATCACTCgcttgttcactcattcactattcCCTGTGTAACACAGACTAGAGGTGTGCTgatttactgtatactgtacagtacatgaaaTATTCTGACGATAACAACACGTTGTTACCATAACTATCGTTGTTTTCACAGGGCACCATGAACAGAGCACAGTgccttcagttttattttgattagcCACAAGCGACTTACTTCTTTTTATAGCTCTAACAGTACTGTTTCAGCAAGTTTGACTGATATCACGGTAGCACCATTTACGGTAATATTTTTGGCCACAATAGTTGtagcatgaaaatgtgttactGGCACATCGCACACACTCTTTCATGGGCcgtaaattgagattttggacGCTCATAAATCATTATCATTTTGTGTCGCCACTGACAGGTGTAGAGTCGCACAACGTTCGTGTCTATAAAATGCAACtgattgcattgtgggattgtcaGCAGAAAGTAGTGACCATGCTATGGACActattttgtttcattgtagGAATTTTTGGGGGCACTCTGTAGAGCATATATTTAATCTCAAAATGGCGGAGAGTATTTGTAGTGCCAAAGTGTATATGGAGTGGTTTGGGCACAGCCAAAGACAACTTTAGAGTTACCAGGAGTCACATTTCTCCTATTTAGTTTGAAGCTAACCGCCTCTCCACACCTCCAGCCCCTGCGCAATAAGCTAACGCGTTTCCACTGAACGCACAGAGACGAGCCCTCCATCAAACCGACCCCACATATTGTCGAAGTAATGGACACTGCTAGAGGGACATTTTTATAGAAAATTTTGTTTTAACACTCTACTACTGTTGAAAATTCAATGTTTTACACCCAGAAGAACTGAGATCTTGCAAGTAGTATCTATGAATGCCAAATAAGCCAATTATTGAATCATTATTGCATTACTGGTATCATCAGTCCTTTGTTGAAGTGTtagcaaacaaaagaaatcagctcattttttgtcttcatttacCTCACTGCAAATTACCCAAGAGGAAATGCCCAGTGCAAGTGGATTGTGGGActttatttgaatgtttccTGCGGTAAGTTATTCCTTTGTCTGGGCCGAGCTAATAGCAGGGAATGGGATTCAAATAGAGTCAAGCTGCCTCCTGAGATCCCTCAATCCACCGTCGCCATAAAAAGAGGTCTGAGGCCAGTCTAAATATTTGGTAGTCTTAGCAGGTTCATgttaaaagacacacacatacgcacatgcgcgcgcacacagcacacacacacacacacacacacacacacacacacagtgaatgcACAAGCAGGCCGAGGCTGTGAAGTTGAATGGCATAGCTCAAAGCCTTCCTCCCCCTATtcctgcctctttctctctctaaaccGCCAAACCATTCTCCCCCTTTCTCCAGCTCAGAGGAATTCATTAACTGCCTCTCCACAGAGACACTATGGAAATCAGGCAGctacaaaggcagagagagagggagagagagagggagagaagagggaggggtggtggtggtgaatgGGGCTATATTATCCTATTAGATGGTGGATATGTCTCGTTTCCCTCCCCTGTCAtgagaaaaacattaattttaagTGAGAaacgagggagggagggagagagagagagagagagagagagagagagagagagggagaaatggtGAGGGTCTTTAACATTGCTCTTTTATCGAGCTGAAATGGAGAGTCCCCTGGCTCCATTTACCTTGGCAATGAGGATAGAGTCGCTCTCCATGAATGCCATTTAAAATGCCATGGAGATTAagcatcctctctctctctccctctctttctctctgtttctctctctcgcacacacacacacaccacagcagTAAGCAGcagtggcggcggcggcggtgctCGTCATAATATGTGTTTAGGAAAACAGCTTTGAGATTCATGAGTAAAGCCCTCTAGGTGCCAGCGCTGAGGAGGGAAGAGAacggagaaagagacagagaggaccATCACTTAGCCAGAGTGGGCTTTAAGCACTGTAATTAAATCATTagatcctctcctcctccctccctccaccaccccttcccctccctctctctctctcagctcagCCAAGCTCATCAGGGGCTCCAGTATGAAATGATGAATCTGTATTTATGGGGATGGAGTAATTACACAGCTAACCTCTGAGGGAACCCAGGAGGGCCACAGGGCCACTGAACAGGGCGCTGGGTGCTCAACCTCATTAGCACTGCCctaatgtgcgtgtgtgtgtgtgtgtgtgtgtgtgtgtgtgtgtgtgtgtgtgtgtgtgtgtgtgtgtgttcaaaggAGCAGATTGAAACAGACTTGCTGTTTTGATAGTTAAGCCTGTGAGGACACATCAATATGTGTCCTTCCAATTTTTCCACTTTTGCACAATAAAATATGAGATTTTCTCGCATCTCATATCTCAAATTTATACTTCTACCCCCTTATTTTCTTACCAAATATATTCCACAAAATCAGTGACTTTATACCTGGGCCTAACAGAATACAGAAGTCCATTCTTCTCAACAAACATCTGTCATTTTCCACTCCACAGCTCCTGTGTGCTCCATATCTCTGCTATCTCTTATCCTCGTCGATCTCTGTCATTACCTTCAGTCTCCTTTATCTTCGCTCTGAAAATATGCTCCACCGACTTCCGTCGATAATCACGTACATTCCTCTCGGATCTGGCCGACCATATCGATGCCTCCCGGCCCATCTGCTGGCCAGAATGTCCCGGCATACCCTGCGGATCAGCTGTCAAAGCATGGAGGAAAAATTACACCTAAAATAAGCGAGTTAGATGTGTTCAAACAACAGTTGTTTAAACCATTATTATCTAtgttattattgatattattatgaTTGATAggctattattgttattatacagtacacatttttCAATGATTACTAATAGTATGATGTGTGCACAACAGAGGACAGAGTGAGGTGGTGCATTTCTTAAATAAAGTCACACTGGCCACAAAAAGCAAATATACACTTGCACACACTTCACaggttttcttttctgtatAGACACAGTGAAGACTGCAGAAATTAgatcacacacaccaacacacacacacacacgacctaGGCTAACCAATGCACTAATCGCCTGCCCCGGGCATAGGAGGAGCTTGGTGCTTAAGTAGGCTGccaatcagtcagtcagctcCACATCCAGAAGCTCCTGCGGCCAGACGCACGCATCACTCCGCACTCGAGGTGCCAAACTGCGGCTCTGATACAACTCCGGGTCGGTGGAAGTGGAGAAGCTTGACAGGGGGACTCTGGTGATTTAGACACCCCcttcatcctcttcttctttcttggGATttctactttctctttttttttccccagcctCCTCTTGCTGTTGTGTGGCTTTGACTTTGAGAGAGATTTACTGAACGCGTTCTCCGGACATGTCTTTCCCTCAGCTGGGATACCCCCAGTTCCTCAGTGCCTCCCATGAGGTGTACGGGGGCGAGCGACCGGCCTCTGCCCGAGAAGGAGGTACCGAGGGCGGCGTGAGCTCGTCGGCTACCGCCGCGGCTGTCGGCTCCATGCTGGGGATGTACGGGAGCCCATGGGCGGCTCATAACTACAGTGCCTTTCTGCCGTACAGCGGAGCCACAGACCTCGCCCTCATATCCCAGATGGTGAGAGTTGATACTTGTTCACCAAAGACTGAAGCAGCTCAGCTGTTAATGACAGACTATGCTTCTTGTCAGGCTGAGCTCTTATTTATTGTAAACTAATTACAATCAATTATCCAAAAGTGTAAAGTGATTAAGATATGTTTATACAGATCATTCTTTTTCAGGGAGATTTGTGGGTTGACAATCGTTAATAAATAATCATGTTATTAAGTCCAAACCGCCAATTGTCAGTTAACATCTCATTATCTTTATGTTTAAATGcttaatatatgtatataggtTCTGCATGTAAAAATATGGAATCATCACACATAAGAGAAATGCGTCAGCTTTAATTAATCTTTAAGGTTAAAATTGTCAATTCAGATTTTTTGGGGAAATTATTGAAATCTTAAGGGAAACATCACTGGAGACATAAATTACTAGGCTATAAAGTAGGCCTAGTAGACTATATGTTTTAGTGAAAAACAGCGTTTATTAAttagaaaaacacaattaatattaacaattaataattactaatgtaataaaatatatgtgTAGTGTTTAGAAATTAATTGTATTCCTTATTAGTTCGTTAAATCGAAACTAAATTAGAAATATAATTTAGACAGGAAAccatttataaataataaatactaaacttctaaataaataattgttatAGGCTATTTTCTTAATTCAGGATATGTCTAATTCCTGATTTCCTGATAAATCGCCTATTTGGTGTCAATCTGACGAGATATCGAAacttttcaaaacttttttctgCAGAAATGATAAttcaaaagttgtgtttttacgCATTCTCTGAACTTGAAGAGCAAATCATTTTCAAGACAAGTCGCTCAACAAGTTgtcacctctctccctccaatAACCTTTCAGGGCTCCCAGTATGAGCTGAAGGACAGCCCGGGGTCCCACCCAGCCTCTCTACCTGTCCACGCTCAAGGCTTCTACCCGTACGGCCAGTACCCGTACGGGGACCCATCCAGGGCCAAGACGGCCACCCGGGAGACCACCAGTACCCTGAAGGCCTGGCTGCAGGAGCACCAGAAGAACCCCTACCCCACTAAAGGAGAGAAGATAATGCTTGCTATCATCACCCGGATGACACTCACACAGGTGGGTAGTGTGTTATGTTTCAGTTGTGGCctggttttaaaacatttggaaaaaagAGCCCAGTGCTAATCATTAGGAGCCCTATAGAACTTTGGGGGCATTTGATATGACACACACCGCCCATCACCCCAACAGCACCCTTTAGTGGGCATCAGTCTCCATATAGAAGGATAATAAATTACCATTGACTTGTTTTTCAAAAGTTATGTCATAGGCCTACTTCTCACTTCCTCTAAGCGCACTAGTTCATTAAACTACTTGTTACATTACTTAATATGATAATCCAGTTGTGTGACTGATACTTGAATACAGTCACACTTCCACCCCGAGAGAGGAAAGTCTCCAGATATTTCTGATTTCAAAGCTGGTTTAATGAGGAATGATGATGAAACGGGGTGAAGAATAatgagtgtttttatatttaatcatttcatttccaGTTTGCAGCCCTGTTTTGTCTAAGGAACGgtgattttattctgatttaTAACGCGGGGAAAataatgtttcctttttccagGTGTCGACGTGGTTCGCAAACGCCCGCAGACGCCTGAAGAAGGAGAACAAGGTAACCTGGGGCCGCAGCGCCGAGGACCGGGACGGCCGCATCTTCAGCAGCGACAACGAGGACGAGCACGGCAAGAACGGCAGCGACGACGAAGACGAAGAGGAGGAAATCGATTTGGAAACTGTTGATATCGAGAGACCTGAGGAGCAGCGAGAAGGGGAGCAGGGCTCCgggaagggagagggagaggcaggcCAGGCCACCAGAGAGCAGGCCTCGGAGCCGAAGAGCTCGGACAGCAGCAGGACGCTTTCTGTGGAGGGCCTGAGAGGAGTGGAGGCGGCTATTTCTCTCAATAGATCGCCTGTTGTCAAACTCGCAGTGGATCATTCTCCGAGCAGACAGGAGTGCCAGAGACCACCGCAGAGCAAACCCAAAATCTGGTCCCTGGCTGAGACCGCCACGGCCCCCGACAGTTCTCACAAAACCTCCCCCGCGGCCCATGCGCACCACCCGGCTTTGGCCTCCGCCGGCCACCCGGCCTTACTCCCGGGTCATGGGATATATACATGCCAGATTGGCAAGCTGCACAACTGGGCCAACGCGGCTTTTCTGAATGCCAACTCTCTTTTGAACATGCGGTCCCTCCTCGGAGGGGCGCCGGCCGGACACCTGTCTCTCCACGGCGCAGTGCCGGTTGCGCGTCATGACGCACGACAAAGAGCGGCAGGCCCCGGAACTTCGGGGACGGAGGATGACAGTGACATAGAGTCGTCAGGAAGCTTCAGCCCCAAAAGAGACGGTATGGACTGCATTTGATTGCACAACCCTCTGCAATTAATGTGTTTACTGAACAGGCCTCAGTAGAATCACTTTGACGCACATGTCAACAAGAAGTGATCCAACAAAATAATTATCTGCAGGACAATATAAGTACAATTTACTAGTGAAATTTTGAAGATAATTCTAACCaatacattgttatttatttgacCATTTCTGCCTTTTTACAGAGGAAGAGAGCGACCACAGGCCTGACTCCCTGAAGTCCCCATTCCAGCTGATCACTGACAGGTAACCTCATGCGATTGAAATCAATTTGGCATTGTGACATTATCAACCTCAATTTCTTTTCACATGTCTTCTGCTAAATGAACCTTAAAGCAGAGGTAAACACTGTTACACCTGACTGGGCGGAAGGCAGAACTCAGCACATAAATCATGTGATTGAGTCCCCACTTTAACGCCTCGTCAGCCAGCAGTCTAATATATCCTGCGGCGCCCCCCAACAACGCTGAGTTATCGCCACCTATGTCATTTAAATAATCTGCCGCCATTTATTCACGCCCCCTCAGTGAATGCAGCTAATGTATGTCAAAGAAAACGCTGATAGCAACATCAGGAATTTAGTGGAGGGtgaaaagacataaaacaattTACCTACAGTGCTTTTTAATTTGCATAAACAGAATTTAACATTGTTTTAGattatctttaaaaatgatGAATATGAACAATATTAAAACTGGTTAAAAAATGATTtgacaatatatttatatttataatacaGACTTAATGATAtcttatttatacatatttttctctAATATTTGAGTAAATTTATCCCACTGTTGCATTTAtttcacctctgacctctgttttctttttgttctctttcctcACTTTAGACCTCACCATGGGACAACACCACAGCGAGTTCTGACAACAACATCATGAgaagacaaagcaaaaacaacaaaaaagaaagg encodes the following:
- the irx1b gene encoding iroquois-class homeodomain protein IRX-1b, with translation MSFPQLGYPQFLSASHEVYGGERPASAREGGTEGGVSSSATAAAVGSMLGMYGSPWAAHNYSAFLPYSGATDLALISQMGSQYELKDSPGSHPASLPVHAQGFYPYGQYPYGDPSRAKTATRETTSTLKAWLQEHQKNPYPTKGEKIMLAIITRMTLTQVSTWFANARRRLKKENKVTWGRSAEDRDGRIFSSDNEDEHGKNGSDDEDEEEEIDLETVDIERPEEQREGEQGSGKGEGEAGQATREQASEPKSSDSSRTLSVEGLRGVEAAISLNRSPVVKLAVDHSPSRQECQRPPQSKPKIWSLAETATAPDSSHKTSPAAHAHHPALASAGHPALLPGHGIYTCQIGKLHNWANAAFLNANSLLNMRSLLGGAPAGHLSLHGAVPVARHDARQRAAGPGTSGTEDDSDIESSGSFSPKRDEEESDHRPDSLKSPFQLITDRPHHGTTPQRVLTTTS